Proteins encoded by one window of Candidatus Omnitrophota bacterium:
- a CDS encoding alpha-L-rhamnosidase C-terminal domain-containing protein has product MRANKQTYYIKKKNKSSIFFKNFKKDLIFIFQRNEPLAGDESETWVPKFFYNGCRYLQVECSAPQGGEAPVVESLEGLVFHSSSEPIGDFACSNELFNRIRTLVRWAQRSNMMHVLTDCPHRERLGWLEEYHLNGPSIRYEFDLARMFIKSMNDMADSQLEDGLVPDIAPEYVVFSGGFRDSPEWGSAYVICPWQQYEWTGDLKLLREHYEGMKRYVAYLGSKAKDHIVSHGLGDWCDLGPNSPGTAQLTPIPLTATAFYYYDVWILAQTAELLDYSDEAKKYAELAEQIRQAFNKTFYHPKTGQYADGSQCANSIALVMNLAELDHRPALLEAIVKDVQNRGNALTAGDVGYRYLLRALAEGGRSDAIFDINNQSDKPGYGYQLEHGATSLVETWDARRNSSWNHFMLGHIMEWFYHDLAGIGGDPAGPGFKKILIQPQPVGDIAWARASYNSIRGPIAAEWKRGDGEFTLKVTIPANTAATVSLPCAASDKVTESGAAAESRPGVKFLLYEKGQAFYAIGSGQYEFRSQR; this is encoded by the coding sequence ATGCGTGCAAACAAACAGACCTACTATATCAAAAAAAAAAATAAGTCAAGTATATTTTTCAAAAATTTCAAAAAAGATTTAATTTTTATTTTCCAACGAAACGAGCCGCTGGCGGGCGACGAAAGCGAAACCTGGGTTCCTAAATTCTTCTATAACGGCTGCCGCTACCTTCAAGTCGAATGCTCGGCGCCGCAGGGTGGCGAGGCGCCCGTCGTCGAATCGCTCGAAGGACTCGTCTTCCACTCTTCCTCGGAGCCGATCGGCGATTTCGCTTGTTCCAACGAACTTTTCAACCGCATCCGTACGCTTGTCCGCTGGGCGCAGCGCAGCAACATGATGCACGTATTGACGGATTGCCCCCACCGCGAACGGTTGGGCTGGCTGGAAGAATACCACCTCAACGGCCCGTCGATCCGCTACGAATTCGATCTGGCGCGCATGTTTATCAAGAGCATGAACGATATGGCCGATTCCCAGTTGGAAGACGGCTTAGTGCCGGATATCGCTCCCGAATACGTCGTCTTTTCCGGCGGATTCCGCGACTCGCCCGAATGGGGCAGCGCCTACGTTATATGCCCGTGGCAGCAATACGAATGGACGGGCGACCTAAAGCTCTTGCGCGAACATTACGAAGGCATGAAGCGCTACGTCGCCTATCTCGGCAGCAAAGCCAAGGACCATATTGTCTCTCACGGCTTAGGGGATTGGTGCGATCTCGGCCCCAACTCGCCGGGTACGGCGCAATTGACGCCCATCCCGCTGACGGCGACGGCGTTCTATTATTACGACGTTTGGATTCTCGCCCAGACCGCCGAATTGTTGGACTATTCCGATGAGGCCAAGAAATACGCTGAACTAGCGGAACAAATTCGCCAAGCCTTCAACAAGACGTTCTATCATCCCAAAACGGGCCAATACGCCGATGGCTCCCAATGCGCCAATTCCATCGCCCTGGTCATGAACCTGGCCGAGCTGGATCATCGCCCGGCGCTTTTAGAGGCCATCGTCAAAGACGTGCAAAATCGCGGCAATGCCTTGACGGCAGGCGATGTTGGCTACCGCTACCTCCTGCGCGCCCTGGCCGAAGGCGGACGCTCGGACGCTATTTTCGATATCAACAATCAATCGGACAAACCCGGCTATGGCTACCAACTGGAACACGGCGCCACCAGCCTAGTGGAAACGTGGGACGCCCGCCGCAATTCCTCTTGGAATCACTTCATGCTGGGGCATATCATGGAATGGTTCTACCATGATCTCGCGGGCATCGGCGGCGATCCCGCCGGCCCTGGCTTCAAGAAAATCCTCATCCAGCCGCAGCCCGTAGGCGATATCGCCTGGGCGCGAGCTTCTTATAACTCCATCCGCGGCCCCATCGCCGCCGAATGGAAGCGCGGCGATGGAGAATTTACCTTGAAAGTAACAATACCAGCGAATACGGCAGCGACGGTAAGCCTTCCCTGCGCCGCTTCTGACAAAGTAACTGAAAGCGGCGCCGCCGCTGAAAGCCGCCCCGGCGTGAAATTCCTACTCTACGAAAAAGGCCAGGCTTTCTACGCTATTGGTTCCGGCCAATACGAATTCCGTTCGCAGCGTTAA